The genome window CATTCTAATGATGGGGGGTCAAAGTTGACATTCTATGCTCTCATAGGGATTGAGATCAGGTACAATATCCTAGGTATTGTTGCACCTGATGCAATAGCAATAAATGGTTGaaattaaaagttgaaaaaaacaactttcaatctcaaccattaaatacaaaaagttgaaaaatagtTAAAAGAGGTTAAATTGTtatagttaaaagttaaaaatggtaaaaatttaTATGAGAGGGATTAGCGTAATCCAAATCCACTCTCATAGAGGCCTCTAATTTTTCTAAGCATTGGATACCCTTTTGTAAAAAGTTTAATGTCCAATCAAGATCACCAGGTGCCTACTTCTCCCAACAAATTGACGTTCATGACATCAGATATGCCCAAACATGGCGGGTTTATTCAGGCTAGGTTGATCgaattaaaaggtaaaaaatgTCATTACCCTAACTGAGTTTCAGCAAGGAAAACAGAGGCGGGTTGCAGAGGAGCAAGTTGGCCTGGTGCGTTGGCAGCCCCCGGCAGAGAATTCCATTAAAGCTAACTTTGATGGGGCGGTATTCGGGGAGGAGCAAGAAGCCGGTATCGGGGTGGTGCTTCGCGATTGTGAAGGGCAGGTGCTGGCGGCATTGTCGAAAAAGGTTAGGCTGCCAGCAATAGTTGAGGTCCTCGAGATGATGGCGGCACTAAGAGCAGCTCTGTTTGCAAGGGAGCTAGGCTTTAGCCGAGTCTGTTTTGAAGGGGATGCGGAGTTAGTGGTGAAATGCTTGCAGTCGAGGTCGGCTTCAAATGCATTGACAGGCCACTTAGTAAAAGACTTTATGTCTATAAGGGGGTATTTTCAGTCCTCCTCTATCATCCATGTAAGGCGGCAGGGCAATCATGTAGCCCATGCGCTAGCTAGGGATGctaggttttcttttcctttaagagtttggatggaggaagtGCCTCCAAATGTTTTCAGCTTTGTTGTTAAAGATTTGCAGTAGTTgtttttttctcccttcctgagaagggaggtttctcaaaaaaaaaaaaaaaaaaaaacaatgaatgGCACATGTCATCTACAAATTACAGTCAGCTTCACGGTTGATCAATTTTTCCTCAAATAATTTCAAAgaccaaaaatttcaaacccactATACATGATTCAAATAACCATCTTAATAGTCGCATAACTTGTTTGGATGATTTAATTAATcttatgttaaaaaaatgaatactaatagatatttgatttgaattattatataataagttGGAGGAGATTTTAAAATGTGTTGCAATTCACTAACATGATATGTACACTGTACCTAGGCGTAAACCATTGCAAGAGACATGAAGTGAACTAACTTATTGCATGATCCTTAACCTAGAATAATTGACTTTTCTTGATGACAAATTGGTTGAtcacattttttatgtttcttaaAGAAACTATACAAACAAATGGAAAATCGGATAGACTTTGCTCTTGAAATGAGAGAGATTCCAAAAGAAATAAGGGACCAACACAAAGAATTTTCAGAATGGAACTCCAAGTTAACAAAGCAAGATCACCAGTCAATTTTGAAGGAAACTCTTGTATTcttcccaaaaattttcatgaTACACCCTTGTAAATACtcactttatttattatcactatttttttaaaggctATGATTGGTGGAAGGGACGAAAATGCGGTTGATATATATGGAGGGCGATTGCCAACGCTAGTGTACATGGCATGAGAAAAAAGACCCCAATGATCTCACATTCAATTAAAGCTGGAGTTTTGAATGCACTAGTAAACTTTCAATATTTGTAACATGGTGTGTACATTCTCTCTCGTAAGAACTTTACATTCAAATTATGTTCTTTAATTTCCCTGCAACATAAAAATGTTGctatttgaaatgaaaaaatgcaTACAAATTTGTTTAGTTTGAAACATTTTCTATTATGATCACCTGAGCATTTGTGACCATGTCCACGTGATGATATAAatggtttcttttgttttttttctagTATTTTGACGACATTTGCTTTTAAATGTGCAGATAAGAATGTCATCGGAGATAAGCAATGATCCCTTTATTCTTAACTTGGGCTGTGACATGTATGCAAATGATGCAGACATAATACAAGAAACACTGTGTTTTTTCTTGGATGAAAAGAAAGGCTATGAAATCTCTTTTGTTCAATTTCCACAAAATTATGACAATATTACCAAGAATGATATTTATGCGTGTTCTATTTCAGTAGTTAATAACGTGAGTAATCTATGACTACACCTTTGTTTTCAAGAAGAGTAGCTTACTTTGATCCAATTGATGAACTAATATACTAGTATTCATGGTTAAATATGAAGATTGAGCATGCTGGTGGGTGGATATGGTGCAACCTTATATTGTGGCACTAGATGTCTCCATAGAAGAGAAAGCCtttatggtaaagtattttcTAAGGATTATCGAGGAGAATTGAATGTAGAAGCCAAAAAGAATGCAGATAAAACTGTTAATGAATTAGaagaagtttcaaaaatttcttGCTGACTGTAGCTATGAGAAAGACACTTAGTAGGGGAaaaaggtctctctctctctctcgctctctctctctgtatggaaattttatcttgaaaaTGGTAATTATGAATTTGCAAATGGGAGTGATTTATGGGTGCCCGATCGAAGATGTTGTAACTAGCTTGGCTGCAAATCACTTTATGTCCatttggcatgattaattttgcaaacttattttactattcggcttatttttgcaattattcatgggtctcattgcactttttggtattattcatgggtctcactatactatttcagctaatatttacctttatttatagtactttcaacaaaaaattttcaatttcagcaaaataagcagatctcaAATAAACCCTTTATTATAATCTAGATAAATAGGCCTTCTTGATTGTTGCTCCAATTACCTTAGATGTAGTTCTTGTTCAACAAAAGAGGTGTgctaggacatatgtgatttgatgttaggaacatatgtcaaactagtattggctaatcctttaacaaaacgcactttacttgtaattgggtaaatctaggatatgtttaatgtttcaaggaacaaggtttcaagttcaagtgttaaagccatgcaagtctgtccaagaaataagtaagaaagtgctggattttaaaactcaacaactagtatctattgaggtttaaaaaacTGCTGAAGcctaaaactcgacagctaaattgatagataccctatctgtcgaggtctatgaaaaacaaatttttagttttgttttgcatccaatCCGTGAGTATGAGtgtaggctttcttttctcgcAACCCTAAAcctatataaggattattttaagggccataaAAGGGTGCGCGAGTGTGAAGtaaagttgtgttcatgcaaattgtgaccggagacagaatttgccctagttcatctttttcttgaagaagctgctgtgtttgtacaccttagggttttgtaaccaataaGCTTCGTAATCTTCCtcgtgtgatgaattgaagaactttgcagtcaacatcgttctcaagttggtgatcaagtacTGGGActattagttagtcacgtactgggattcacGCATCTattagttagtcacatactagaaGTCGTGcattaaaaatgagagattatcactacagaacaagtccaattaggaattggggtaagggttcaactgtaagttggtataaggtactaggattcttttacttgtaaccgcttgttttgataatagtggattctcgagagtagtgatcttaaaatcacccggtggggtttttaccatgtgggtttttcccattcgtaaacaaatcaccgtgtcaatttaattttcgctACACTTTAGTtgattgatgatttgtttgtgctatcacgcgctttgcatgttaattaacttaattaattcactttgctaaattaattggttaatttatcagaaatggtcaatacattcttggcctatcaagtggtattagaacaagcacactctaattaggtttTAACCTTTGATGTGTGATCCATcgacccctattgtcatggcTGCAACCGACTTGAAGAgatctttgttttcaaatacatcttatttttctaatctctacttgtttgagtgtatcagaaaatacaagtctaaaagttatttgaattctatTATAATGACTATTAGAAAAGATCTCAgcttgaaaaagaagaaattagactgtctcagaatgaaaatgtgcaaaggagttcatctgagaagagtgaaagttaaagGTTTAGTTTATAAAAGGCAGATGAGAGAAAACACAATTTCCACTGATCTGTCATCTAAGCATGAAGTGTGCTTCATGATAAAGTCTGCATTTAAGGTTATGGACACGTGTTTGTGGTACCTTAACAGCAgttgctcaagacacatgatTGGAGACCAATCTCTCTTCAAGGTTTTCGAGTCTAAGAAATGTGGTAATGTCACGTTTGGTGATGGGAGCAAATCACAGATTAAAGAAAAGGGAATCATCTCTCTACCTAGATTGCCAGACATTGCAAATATTCTATATGTAGAAGGTCTGAGAGTGAACTTGTTGagcataagtcagatatgtgatcaagaaTTCATAATATTATTCTCAAAGGGAAAATGCCTTATCATGGATGAGTCTGGAAAAAAACTCATAAGTGGTGTTCGCACTTTAGAAAATTGTTATGGCTTGGTTCCTGACACTaatattgtgtgcaatagcatTCGTTTATGGCAATAAAGGATGGAACTTGCTAGTTACGAACACCTTTCAATTATATCTAAGCATGAGTCAGTTTTGGGGATACCAAAGCTCAGTAGAGTGCGCAATGTGGTGTGTGGACTATGTCAACTTAGGAAACAGACGAAAGCTAAACATCCAGACACTCAGATATCTGCTACATCTAAACCATTGACAAGAACTGAGTCTCTTGGtggaaagagatacatcatggttgtggtagacgACTTCACTAGGTACACTTGGGTTATCCTCCTACGATTTAAGTCTGATGCTCCTGAGCACATTGAAGCCTCGTGCACAAGATTGCAGAATGAGAAGGGCCTAAAAGTTGATCGAATTCGAAGTGATCATGGTAAGAAATTCGATAACTCATATATGGAGTTCTTTTGCATGAGATcaggtatatctcaagaattctttGCTCCTATTATTCCTCAACAGAATGGTgtaatagaaagaaagaataggGTTATTCAAGAGATGGCTAGAGCCATGTTGCACGACAAGGATGTGGCTAGAAACTTGTGGGGGGAAGCTGTTAACACTGCATGTCATATGGTAAACAGGATGTACTTTAGACTCGGCACCAAGAAGACTCCACATGAGttatgaaaaggaagaaagccaaatgtgaagtatttcagaattttttgaAGTACTTGTTACAttctcaaggatagagagaatgtggggAAATTTGACTCTCGAAGTGATGAAGGAATATT of Quercus lobata isolate SW786 chromosome 8, ValleyOak3.0 Primary Assembly, whole genome shotgun sequence contains these proteins:
- the LOC115956127 gene encoding uncharacterized protein LOC115956127; translation: MCVGGPFSALVGWPTTPGAVYHSHDMFQKFWPRIHSDNSSVLEQGKQRRVAEEQVGLVRWQPPAENSIKANFDGAVFGEEQEAGIGVVLRDCEGQVLAALSKKVRLPAIVEVLEMMAALRAALFARELGFSRVCFEGDAELVVKCLQSRSASNALTGHLVKDFMSIRGYFQSSSIIHVRRQGNHVAHALARDARFSFPLRVWMEEVPPNVFSFVVKDLQ